In one window of Fodinibius salicampi DNA:
- a CDS encoding SusC/RagA family TonB-linked outer membrane protein, giving the protein MVCVLSVGTAFAQTGSLSGTVTDASSGETLPGVNVYIPELERGAPTDVDGGFTIDNIEYGTYTIRATYVGYTEFEQQVTIDQENVTIDIQLESGVELDEVVVTALGEEVSQRTVSFSTQNVSEEQLNVTQDANIKTGLAGKVAGVQMVGQAGSKLGDFGNIRIRGAISLTDDLAEPLYVIDGVPVDNPNIVDMNNVQDVNVLKGPNATALYGQRGENGVVIITTKGTQEAGMSVELNSATTFDKVAYLPNFQNKYGKGYSGESEWVTLDYENGFNMGNLAGSLEGLYADYPEYLEPLDGERYIVSGYADESWGPEFDGEPYIAWYNMYPDSPYYGETSTWDAAPNNIENFYETGVTNKTGFAINYNTDRYNTRLAFSNLTQGGILPYSNLNKQTLNGSFDYDVTDDFHVGLKVNYATQAIEGEVRDDGYGNQTSGQFNSWFARNLEMDKIRELKDLETPEGYTASWNNWGPGIMATAPFALFGGSESEYYKPAFWYNPYTWMDRYNETRDTDNLLLNVDLSYQINSNLELVGSASTTSEDYRRRFELPYSLTYSAAPTLYNEWINSFGEYSDQIKEHNFSSRLRYDEDFGDVSINGFVGGEVRIEEFKRFSADMARDNWQNGGLILPDVYSFSNSAEQVIPVERNWNKKVLSMFAKATVGYQDFLYLDGTYRQDYSSALPSGNNGYGYPSVGLSFIFTEFFDSDILTNGKLRAGWAQVGNDVAAERINQVYSLQQDPFTNPRTGNANPLLFTDETLVDPNIEPALSSSFELGTDLEFFGNRLGLNATYYLENRNDEIVPASLSSGTGYTEYLTNAGSLEREGVELTLDVTPVVNQNFRWDATVNWSTNSVVVTGLPEGLDSYEMSNTTAAFGYVSLNHRLGEEWGQLRGPGIRRNESGQPIVNESGLFAVEQNQYFGSVLPDWTGGFVNTLSYKGLSMTASIDFQKGGQFFTLSEQWGQYSGLLEETADNNDRGNPKRDPVSEGGGVHVTGVDADGNAVDTYVPAFDYYGQWQSNTIAEPFIRDADFVKLREFSINYTLPSEWIGNFLQSATVGVVGRNLWMIAVADNNVHGWDPSELAETYGENGQLPGTKSYGFNVKVTF; this is encoded by the coding sequence ATGGTGTGTGTTCTTTCTGTCGGTACGGCTTTTGCCCAGACCGGTAGTTTGAGCGGTACCGTTACGGATGCAAGTTCCGGGGAAACATTACCAGGGGTAAATGTTTATATACCCGAACTTGAACGAGGAGCTCCCACAGATGTAGATGGGGGATTTACCATTGATAATATTGAATATGGGACCTATACTATTCGGGCCACTTATGTGGGATACACCGAATTTGAGCAGCAGGTGACCATTGATCAAGAAAATGTTACAATCGATATTCAGCTTGAATCAGGAGTAGAGCTTGATGAGGTCGTTGTTACGGCGCTTGGTGAAGAAGTTAGCCAGCGAACGGTTTCGTTTTCTACGCAAAATGTTTCTGAGGAACAGCTGAACGTTACACAAGATGCGAATATCAAAACAGGGCTTGCTGGAAAGGTTGCCGGTGTCCAGATGGTTGGACAGGCTGGTTCCAAGCTCGGCGATTTTGGTAATATTCGTATTCGTGGAGCGATATCCCTTACGGATGACTTAGCCGAACCACTCTATGTAATAGATGGTGTGCCGGTTGACAATCCTAATATTGTGGATATGAATAATGTTCAGGATGTTAACGTGCTTAAGGGGCCGAATGCTACGGCACTCTACGGACAGCGTGGTGAGAATGGTGTTGTTATTATTACGACAAAAGGAACCCAGGAAGCCGGTATGAGCGTCGAATTGAATAGCGCTACTACCTTTGACAAGGTTGCTTATCTGCCGAATTTCCAGAATAAATATGGAAAAGGATACTCTGGAGAATCAGAGTGGGTAACACTTGATTATGAGAACGGATTTAATATGGGTAATCTTGCTGGAAGTCTGGAAGGCCTTTATGCAGACTATCCAGAGTATTTGGAACCTCTTGACGGTGAGCGATATATCGTAAGCGGCTATGCCGATGAGAGCTGGGGTCCGGAATTTGACGGTGAACCCTATATTGCCTGGTATAACATGTATCCCGATAGTCCCTATTACGGAGAAACTTCTACGTGGGATGCTGCTCCCAACAATATTGAGAACTTTTATGAAACCGGTGTGACCAATAAAACCGGCTTTGCGATCAATTATAACACGGATCGCTACAATACCCGGTTGGCTTTTTCCAATCTTACCCAGGGAGGTATTCTGCCATACTCTAACTTGAACAAGCAGACGTTGAACGGTAGCTTTGATTACGACGTTACCGATGACTTCCACGTAGGCCTGAAAGTGAATTACGCTACTCAGGCTATTGAGGGAGAAGTTCGTGATGACGGTTATGGAAACCAGACATCCGGACAGTTCAACTCTTGGTTTGCACGGAACCTGGAAATGGATAAGATCCGAGAACTTAAGGATCTGGAAACACCAGAGGGTTATACTGCTTCATGGAATAACTGGGGACCTGGTATTATGGCTACAGCACCTTTTGCATTATTTGGGGGTTCTGAGTCAGAATACTATAAGCCCGCTTTCTGGTATAATCCATATACCTGGATGGATCGGTATAACGAAACACGCGACACCGATAATTTATTGTTGAATGTTGATTTGTCTTATCAGATAAATAGCAATTTAGAATTGGTTGGTAGTGCCAGTACCACTTCTGAAGATTATAGAAGGCGATTTGAACTGCCTTATAGTTTAACGTACTCAGCAGCTCCAACACTCTATAACGAATGGATTAACTCATTCGGTGAATACAGCGACCAAATCAAAGAGCATAACTTCAGTTCTCGATTGCGATATGATGAGGACTTTGGTGATGTGTCTATTAATGGTTTCGTTGGTGGTGAAGTACGAATAGAGGAGTTTAAACGATTCAGTGCTGATATGGCACGAGATAACTGGCAAAACGGAGGATTAATTCTGCCGGATGTATATAGTTTCAGCAACTCTGCCGAGCAGGTAATACCTGTTGAGCGCAACTGGAATAAAAAAGTCTTGAGTATGTTTGCCAAGGCGACAGTTGGATATCAGGACTTCTTGTATCTTGACGGAACCTATCGTCAGGACTACAGTTCTGCGCTGCCCTCAGGCAACAACGGCTACGGTTATCCTTCCGTCGGTCTATCCTTCATATTTACTGAGTTCTTTGATTCCGATATCCTTACCAACGGTAAGTTGCGTGCTGGTTGGGCGCAGGTTGGTAATGATGTTGCTGCTGAACGCATTAATCAGGTATATTCACTTCAGCAGGATCCTTTCACAAATCCGAGAACTGGAAATGCTAATCCGTTACTTTTTACGGACGAAACACTGGTTGATCCTAATATCGAGCCGGCCCTTAGTTCTTCTTTTGAGCTGGGTACCGACCTCGAGTTCTTCGGTAATCGTCTCGGTTTAAATGCTACCTATTATTTGGAGAATCGTAATGATGAGATTGTTCCGGCCAGCCTGTCTTCAGGTACTGGATACACCGAATATCTAACCAATGCAGGTTCGTTAGAGCGTGAAGGGGTTGAGCTTACACTGGATGTAACTCCGGTAGTCAACCAGAATTTCCGCTGGGATGCAACGGTTAACTGGTCAACAAATAGTGTTGTCGTAACCGGCCTTCCTGAAGGACTGGATTCTTATGAAATGTCCAATACTACGGCGGCTTTTGGTTATGTATCGTTAAATCACAGACTTGGCGAAGAATGGGGACAGTTACGAGGTCCCGGAATTCGCCGAAATGAGAGCGGTCAGCCGATTGTTAATGAAAGCGGATTATTTGCTGTAGAACAAAATCAATACTTTGGCAGCGTGCTTCCCGACTGGACTGGTGGATTTGTTAATACCCTTTCTTATAAAGGATTGAGTATGACTGCCAGCATCGATTTCCAGAAGGGTGGTCAGTTCTTTACGCTTTCCGAACAGTGGGGTCAATATTCAGGCCTGCTTGAGGAAACAGCTGACAATAATGACCGCGGTAATCCTAAGCGTGATCCTGTCTCTGAAGGCGGTGGTGTTCACGTGACTGGTGTTGATGCGGATGGTAATGCAGTTGATACGTATGTACCTGCCTTTGATTATTACGGTCAGTGGCAGTCAAATACTATTGCAGAACCATTTATTCGTGACGCTGACTTTGTGAAGCTTCGTGAATTTAGTATTAACTATACTTTGCCTAGTGAGTGGATAGGTAATTTTCTCCAATCCGCCACTGTAGGAGTAGTTGGTCGTAACCTCTGGATGATAGCTGTCGCAGATAATAATGTCCATGGATGGGACCCTTCTGAACTCGCCGAAACGTATGGTGAAAATGGTCAGCTGCCAGGTACGAAAAGCTATGGCTTTAATGTAAAAGTAACCTTTTAA
- a CDS encoding SusD/RagB family nutrient-binding outer membrane lipoprotein produces MKKLRLLPIFLCILTVTLVSCDSVDFGDINQDDDVPQEANVEGLLAGGMNQFFTNWGRAYFNNPTLYVQYQAQSTYTTEMTYGENQYPWTDYYSGVLSNFKEVYEITTAEEIPSTVPGFGHPDNQAAVAEIMSALVFKRVTDTWGPIPYSNGDGSVGEALRGLDNTTPAYSNQQTIYQNLIERVKAARDMIDPDAMGPTGDVLYGGEMEKWQKFANSFILQLAIQLSDTESADFAAQEFAAALNHEAGVIETVANEAWYDYQNSPGATNPLSQNRGSDYVLADSFTDALMGDTNDDSTIVYSNTTYDDRLNVLSSEPSSSGGAYGIAGIVNSGASISSAVADAGSDLPYMTAAYTYLNRAEAAELGWTNESAADMLTNGIMMSYESVDTHWDENDALDSDGSDFAAQRLVDAATADGGMEQVIAEEKWVALFPMGFDAWSEWRRTNDNMDWGNNRGGDYPYTATGYPGLYPAVDATNGGEIPSRYIYPSAEEGTNSQSYQAGVSSLTPGEDNNTSNFWWDVE; encoded by the coding sequence ATGAAGAAACTTAGATTATTACCAATATTCTTATGTATTCTTACGGTAACGTTAGTGTCTTGTGATAGCGTCGATTTCGGCGATATTAACCAGGATGATGACGTACCGCAGGAAGCAAATGTGGAAGGATTGCTTGCTGGTGGGATGAACCAGTTTTTTACGAACTGGGGACGTGCCTACTTCAACAATCCAACCCTTTATGTGCAGTACCAGGCTCAAAGTACGTATACTACGGAAATGACCTATGGAGAGAATCAGTATCCCTGGACCGATTATTATTCCGGGGTACTGAGTAATTTCAAGGAAGTATATGAAATAACTACAGCCGAGGAAATCCCAAGCACTGTTCCCGGTTTCGGTCATCCCGATAACCAGGCGGCCGTGGCGGAAATTATGAGCGCATTGGTATTCAAACGCGTTACAGATACTTGGGGACCTATTCCCTATAGTAACGGTGACGGTTCCGTGGGAGAAGCACTCCGCGGGCTGGATAATACTACGCCTGCCTATAGTAATCAGCAGACGATCTATCAGAACCTTATTGAGCGCGTAAAAGCCGCTCGAGATATGATAGATCCCGATGCTATGGGGCCGACCGGAGATGTTCTTTACGGTGGCGAAATGGAGAAATGGCAAAAATTTGCCAACTCTTTCATTTTGCAGTTAGCAATTCAGTTATCTGATACTGAGTCGGCGGACTTTGCTGCTCAGGAATTTGCAGCTGCTTTGAATCATGAGGCTGGGGTCATAGAAACCGTTGCTAATGAAGCTTGGTACGATTATCAAAACTCTCCGGGCGCGACGAATCCTTTGTCCCAAAACCGGGGGTCTGATTACGTATTAGCAGATTCTTTTACAGATGCTTTAATGGGTGATACAAATGACGATTCAACAATCGTATATTCTAATACTACTTATGATGATCGTTTAAATGTATTATCTAGTGAGCCATCTTCTTCTGGTGGTGCCTATGGTATAGCTGGAATTGTAAATAGTGGAGCCTCTATTAGCAGCGCAGTTGCAGATGCCGGTAGTGATCTCCCCTATATGACAGCGGCTTATACCTACTTAAATCGTGCAGAAGCAGCTGAGTTAGGCTGGACCAACGAAAGTGCTGCTGATATGTTGACGAACGGTATCATGATGTCCTACGAAAGTGTTGACACACACTGGGATGAAAATGATGCATTAGATAGTGATGGCTCAGATTTTGCAGCACAGCGCCTTGTTGATGCTGCAACCGCTGATGGTGGTATGGAGCAGGTTATTGCTGAAGAAAAATGGGTCGCACTCTTTCCCATGGGATTTGATGCATGGTCCGAATGGCGTCGTACTAATGATAATATGGACTGGGGCAATAACCGCGGCGGTGATTATCCTTATACCGCAACGGGTTATCCTGGCTTGTACCCTGCGGTAGATGCGACAAACGGTGGAGAGATTCCTAGCCGTTACATTTATCCAAGTGCTGAGGAGGGAACGAATAGCCAAAGTTACCAAGCTGGTGTTTCGAGCCTTACTCCTGGTGAAGATAACAATACTTCGAACTTCTGGTGGGATGTCGAATAA
- the pyrR gene encoding bifunctional pyr operon transcriptional regulator/uracil phosphoribosyltransferase PyrR → MNTIKIMSAEELNRTFLRFAHQFLEPHDDPQQVAIIGMQTRGVHIGRRIVDIIEQEYGFKPDFGVLDVTFYRDDFRSRLKMPEVKVTEIPFDLYDRDVILIDDVLYTGRTVRSAMDALMDYGRPHSIKFCCMIDRGHRELPICADYVGMKLPTHVQEEVRVKVQELDGEDAVYVVKNSEEE, encoded by the coding sequence TTGAACACGATTAAAATCATGTCGGCCGAAGAACTGAATCGCACCTTTTTGCGATTTGCCCATCAGTTTTTGGAGCCGCACGACGATCCCCAACAAGTAGCTATTATCGGCATGCAGACCCGCGGGGTGCATATTGGCAGGCGCATTGTGGATATTATTGAACAGGAATACGGTTTTAAACCTGATTTCGGAGTGCTGGATGTTACCTTTTATCGTGATGATTTCCGAAGCCGCCTGAAAATGCCGGAAGTAAAAGTCACAGAAATTCCCTTCGATCTTTACGATCGCGATGTCATTCTCATTGATGATGTACTTTATACTGGACGTACGGTACGGTCGGCAATGGATGCGCTAATGGATTATGGGCGCCCCCACAGTATTAAGTTTTGCTGTATGATTGACCGGGGCCATAGGGAGCTTCCGATTTGTGCGGATTATGTAGGTATGAAACTTCCTACCCATGTTCAGGAAGAGGTACGGGTAAAAGTTCAGGAGCTGGACGGAGAAGATGCGGTATACGTGGTTAAAAATTCAGAGGAGGAATAA
- a CDS encoding aspartate carbamoyltransferase catalytic subunit — MSEEIKLQEREGDYDFQQKHLLGLAHYSGDDIQYILDQAQYFREILDRPVPKVPTLRDKTIVNLFYENSTRTRLSFELAQKRMGADVVNFSTGSSSVKKGESLKDTIRNISSMKIDMVVVRHESPGVPHFLTRCVDAAIINAGDGAHEHPTQALLDLFSMQQVYPDLSGRHIAIIGDIAHSRVVRSNIIGLLKLGAEVAVCGPKTMMPAYVDELGANVSYDLDETLAWCDIAMALRIQLERQEDGTELFPSIREYHQMFGITMEHLEKYPDFTIMHPGPVNRGVEMESAVADHERSIILSQVTNGVAVRMAILYLLSGGTRV; from the coding sequence ATGAGTGAAGAGATAAAACTCCAGGAAAGAGAAGGAGATTACGACTTTCAGCAAAAACATCTGCTGGGATTGGCTCACTATTCCGGCGATGATATTCAATATATTTTGGACCAGGCTCAGTATTTTCGGGAGATTTTGGATCGCCCGGTACCCAAGGTGCCTACGTTAAGAGACAAAACGATTGTTAATCTCTTTTATGAAAATAGCACTCGCACCCGGCTCTCTTTTGAACTGGCGCAGAAACGTATGGGGGCCGATGTCGTTAACTTTTCAACGGGTTCATCCAGTGTTAAAAAAGGGGAATCACTCAAAGATACCATTCGGAATATCAGTTCCATGAAAATTGATATGGTGGTCGTGCGTCACGAAAGTCCCGGCGTACCGCATTTCCTGACCCGCTGTGTGGATGCGGCTATTATTAATGCCGGAGACGGAGCCCATGAGCATCCCACGCAGGCGCTGCTGGATCTCTTTTCCATGCAGCAGGTTTATCCGGATCTTAGCGGTCGCCATATAGCTATTATCGGGGATATTGCTCACAGCCGGGTGGTACGATCAAACATCATCGGGTTGCTTAAGCTGGGTGCCGAGGTAGCGGTCTGTGGACCAAAGACCATGATGCCGGCTTATGTTGATGAGCTGGGGGCCAATGTCTCTTACGATCTGGATGAGACGCTTGCCTGGTGCGACATCGCTATGGCGTTGCGTATCCAGTTGGAGAGGCAGGAGGATGGTACAGAGCTGTTTCCAAGTATACGGGAGTATCACCAGATGTTTGGCATAACCATGGAGCATCTGGAGAAGTATCCGGATTTTACCATTATGCATCCCGGTCCGGTTAATCGCGGGGTAGAGATGGAAAGCGCTGTAGCCGATCATGAGCGGTCGATAATCCTGAGCCAGGTGACCAATGGGGTGGCAGTCCGTATGGCCATTCTATACCTGCTCAGCGGCGGTACGAGGGTATAG
- a CDS encoding class IV adenylate cyclase: protein MSIHNIEIKAHCNNPDAIRDILQKHGADFIGTDHQVDIYFQVPQGRLKLRRGTIEQKLIFYQRNNQKGPKSSDIHLVPATHPQKMQALLENALGTKVTVDKQREIYFIDNVKFHIDEVKELGSFMEIEAIDEDRTVGEEKLQQQCQKYMALFNIQEEDLVAESYSDLLLKR, encoded by the coding sequence ATGAGTATTCACAATATTGAAATTAAAGCTCACTGCAATAATCCTGATGCTATCCGGGATATCCTACAGAAGCACGGTGCTGACTTCATAGGCACCGACCATCAGGTTGATATCTATTTCCAGGTGCCGCAGGGACGGCTAAAGCTGAGAAGGGGAACGATCGAACAAAAACTAATTTTTTATCAGCGTAATAATCAAAAAGGACCCAAATCCTCGGATATTCATCTCGTGCCGGCAACACATCCACAAAAAATGCAGGCCCTCCTGGAAAACGCACTCGGAACCAAGGTAACAGTGGACAAACAGCGGGAAATCTATTTCATCGACAATGTTAAATTCCACATAGATGAGGTAAAAGAGCTGGGTAGTTTTATGGAAATCGAAGCTATTGATGAAGACCGGACGGTCGGAGAAGAAAAGCTACAGCAACAGTGTCAAAAATATATGGCCCTTTTTAACATTCAAGAAGAAGACTTGGTTGCCGAGTCTTATTCCGATCTGCTTTTAAAAAGATAA
- a CDS encoding lysophospholipid acyltransferase family protein, with protein MLTTKDYLRSILAIIVFFVMLIIATPLILFLLIITLGRASNFVVESIAPVIVKPVFWVSGISFNIELHADSITAPAVFIINHTSTLDVLTILALGLPKIRYVAKWEFQYNPIFFLLGRLTGQIFIQRKKSEEAIARLQNTYERIQKKQLSVIMAPEGSRSHPGVIGPFKKGPFHMAMDLDYSIVPIYFEGNRELSKGNSMLTQAGKLTAHIHEQIDVSDWTEGNLEKHIIQVRQRYLKWAGVKDDNVDPIA; from the coding sequence ATGCTCACAACGAAAGACTATTTACGAAGCATACTGGCTATCATCGTTTTTTTTGTGATGCTGATTATTGCCACTCCCCTTATTCTTTTTCTGCTGATTATAACCTTGGGACGGGCTTCCAATTTTGTTGTTGAATCTATTGCCCCAGTCATTGTTAAACCGGTATTCTGGGTAAGCGGAATCTCATTTAACATAGAACTGCATGCTGATTCAATTACTGCTCCTGCGGTCTTTATAATCAATCATACTTCTACGCTGGATGTATTGACTATCCTTGCTCTTGGGTTACCTAAAATACGTTATGTTGCCAAATGGGAATTCCAGTACAATCCTATTTTCTTTCTTCTGGGCAGATTAACGGGGCAGATATTTATTCAACGAAAAAAGTCCGAAGAAGCCATTGCCAGACTCCAGAACACATATGAACGTATACAAAAAAAGCAGCTCTCAGTAATTATGGCTCCGGAAGGCTCGCGCAGTCATCCCGGCGTTATCGGTCCCTTTAAAAAAGGCCCGTTCCATATGGCTATGGATCTGGATTATTCCATTGTGCCTATCTATTTCGAAGGCAATCGGGAACTCAGCAAGGGAAATTCCATGCTTACCCAGGCGGGAAAGTTAACTGCCCATATCCATGAACAAATTGATGTATCTGACTGGACGGAAGGAAACCTGGAAAAGCATATCATACAAGTACGGCAGCGGTATCTAAAATGGGCTGGTGTTAAGGACGATAATGTGGATCCAATTGCATAA
- a CDS encoding Na+/H+ antiporter NhaC family protein produces MPDTNQLIAKISKGNRINLGITFILIVLGVVFAGDIPEQDNHFGWWSVMPPLVAIGLAFWTREVISSLFVGIVLGGVISGNLNVVQGFLIPSIGTESFALILLVYLWSLGGLIGIWTRTGGAERFAEWAGAKIVQGPKSAKFFTWLMGLVFHQGGTISTVLTGATVRPIADKHDVSHEELSYMVDSTASPAATVIPFNVWPIYIAGLVAGTIPLFETTQDGVNFFFQALPFNFYGIIALLLTLLFAWELWPWIPGKKIRNAMSRSREEGKLDDDEAQPMAASELTELDIPEDYSSGLVDFFGPIGTLLGVAIIPYGYTAYIMGNTEDPTLLIAEAFVLAVLTGMFVALAKGMDLQTVMDGFVDGCKGVTIGAIILALAVTLKEVAEAVGTAEYVVALVGDAIGPVALPALLMALCMLIAFSAGTSWGTYAVVFPVAMPLAWAVLPEEFFITLCFGAVVGGSVFGDQCSPISDTTILSSLATGCDLMDHVHTQIPLALTAAGLAAGLYTLMVMFFV; encoded by the coding sequence ATGCCAGATACAAATCAGCTGATAGCCAAAATTTCAAAGGGAAACAGAATTAATCTAGGGATTACGTTTATCCTTATCGTATTAGGAGTGGTGTTTGCCGGTGATATCCCGGAGCAGGATAATCACTTTGGATGGTGGTCAGTAATGCCGCCGCTTGTAGCCATAGGATTGGCTTTTTGGACACGGGAAGTGATCAGTTCCCTGTTTGTGGGCATTGTATTGGGAGGGGTTATATCGGGTAATTTAAATGTAGTGCAGGGATTCCTGATTCCATCTATAGGTACAGAAAGCTTTGCTTTAATATTGTTGGTCTATCTTTGGTCGCTCGGCGGACTTATAGGTATATGGACGCGGACAGGTGGTGCAGAGCGTTTTGCTGAGTGGGCGGGCGCTAAAATAGTGCAGGGTCCAAAAAGTGCCAAGTTTTTTACCTGGTTAATGGGTTTGGTTTTTCACCAGGGCGGTACAATCAGCACGGTATTGACCGGGGCAACCGTTCGTCCTATTGCAGACAAACATGATGTTTCTCACGAAGAACTTTCATATATGGTGGATTCCACGGCTTCACCGGCTGCTACTGTTATCCCTTTTAATGTGTGGCCTATTTATATTGCGGGACTGGTAGCCGGAACGATCCCCTTGTTTGAGACTACGCAGGATGGCGTAAACTTCTTTTTTCAGGCATTGCCATTCAATTTCTATGGAATCATTGCCCTGTTATTAACCCTGCTTTTTGCATGGGAACTATGGCCGTGGATCCCAGGAAAGAAGATACGTAACGCCATGAGCCGTTCCCGGGAGGAGGGAAAGCTGGATGATGATGAGGCCCAGCCGATGGCCGCCTCAGAACTTACGGAGCTGGATATCCCGGAAGACTATAGTTCAGGACTGGTAGACTTCTTTGGTCCTATTGGCACGCTCTTGGGAGTAGCCATTATTCCCTACGGCTATACAGCCTATATTATGGGAAATACTGAAGACCCTACACTGTTAATTGCTGAGGCTTTTGTTTTGGCGGTACTGACCGGAATGTTTGTTGCGCTGGCCAAGGGAATGGATTTACAAACGGTAATGGATGGTTTTGTAGATGGCTGTAAAGGAGTGACCATTGGCGCTATAATCCTGGCCCTGGCAGTGACGCTAAAAGAGGTGGCAGAGGCAGTAGGAACTGCCGAGTATGTGGTGGCCCTTGTAGGAGATGCTATCGGGCCAGTAGCGCTTCCAGCATTGTTGATGGCACTTTGTATGCTCATCGCATTTTCAGCTGGTACTTCTTGGGGAACGTATGCAGTCGTTTTTCCGGTTGCGATGCCTCTGGCCTGGGCGGTACTGCCGGAGGAGTTTTTTATCACTCTTTGCTTTGGGGCCGTAGTCGGGGGGAGTGTCTTTGGAGATCAGTGCTCACCTATTTCTGATACCACTATTCTTTCCTCATTAGCTACTGGTTGTGATCTCATGGATCACGTTCATACACAAATACCTCTGGCACTTACTGCTGCCGGCCTTGCTGCTGGTTTATATACGCTTATGGTCATGTTCTTTGTGTAA
- a CDS encoding SemiSWEET transporter, with amino-acid sequence MSFILLLGLTAATLTTIAFIPQVIKTWKTKSADDLSLGMYSIFCTGVLLWLIYGILIGDIPVIAANTVTLILALTILFFKFFYKE; translated from the coding sequence ATGTCATTTATTCTTCTCTTGGGATTAACGGCGGCTACCTTGACAACGATTGCATTTATTCCCCAAGTCATTAAAACCTGGAAGACAAAATCCGCCGATGACCTTTCTCTTGGCATGTACTCCATATTTTGTACCGGAGTTCTATTATGGCTTATATACGGTATCCTGATTGGAGATATCCCGGTTATTGCGGCTAATACTGTTACTCTGATACTGGCGTTGACGATCCTTTTCTTCAAATTTTTCTATAAAGAATAA
- the mscL gene encoding large conductance mechanosensitive channel protein MscL, with translation MWKEFKAFAVRGNVIDMAVGIIIGAAFTAVIQSLVKDIMMPPLGLIVSDIDFSNAYIILAEGTTSAPYESLQAAEQTGAVILRYGSFLNNFISFAFVSFAVFILIRYINKLKDPKKTPEPVSPTIKKCPHCLSDIPLEATRCPHCTSNLKESAS, from the coding sequence ATGTGGAAAGAATTTAAAGCCTTTGCGGTTCGGGGCAATGTCATCGACATGGCGGTGGGTATCATTATTGGCGCAGCCTTTACGGCGGTGATTCAATCGCTTGTAAAAGATATTATGATGCCCCCGCTGGGACTTATTGTCAGCGATATCGACTTTAGCAACGCATACATTATCCTTGCGGAAGGAACTACTTCTGCTCCCTACGAATCTCTACAGGCTGCTGAACAAACCGGAGCGGTTATTCTGCGCTACGGCTCCTTTCTTAATAACTTTATCAGCTTTGCGTTTGTATCCTTTGCTGTCTTTATTTTAATACGATACATAAATAAGCTCAAAGATCCGAAAAAAACTCCGGAACCGGTTTCACCTACTATTAAAAAATGTCCCCACTGTTTATCGGACATTCCATTGGAAGCAACCCGCTGCCCGCATTGCACCTCTAATCTCAAAGAATCAGCTTCCTGA